The Macrotis lagotis isolate mMagLag1 chromosome 6, bilby.v1.9.chrom.fasta, whole genome shotgun sequence genome includes a window with the following:
- the MBLAC1 gene encoding metallo-beta-lactamase domain-containing protein 1 — MSWRVRTEPLPGEPPLTIPGDPYSVVVLLRGYSEPQGAGGAQRADGSVTLVLPRAWRPPGARGQPPAGPDAAAALAQAGSGPVLVDTGGPWARDALLAALAAQRVGPDAVSLVVGTHGHSDHVGSLGLFPRAALLVGHDLCLPGGLYLPHGLSEACPLRLGPGLEVWATPGHAGRGDVSVAVAGTALGTVVAAGDVFEREDDGDTWRGLSEDPVAQERSRQRVLAAADVVVPGHGGPFRVFREP; from the coding sequence ATGAGCTGGCGAGTGCGCACGGAGCCCCTGCCCGGGGAGCCCCCGCTGACCATCCCGGGGGACCCCTACTCGGTGGTCGTGCTGCTGCGGGGCTACTCGGAGCCGCAGGGCGCCGGGGGCGCGCAGAGAGCGGACGGCTCGGTGACGCTGGTGCTGCCGCGGGCGTGGCGGCCGCCGGGCGCGCGTGGGCAGCCCCCCGCGGGGCCGGACGCGGCGGCCGCCCTGGCCCAGGCGGGCTCGGGCCCGGTGCTGGTGGACACGGGCGGGCCCTGGGCGCGGGACGCCCTGCTGGCGGCCCTGGCGGCGCAGCGCGTGGGCCCCGACGCCGTGAGCCTGGTGGTGGGCACGCACGGGCACTCGGACCACGTGGGCAGCCTGGGGCTGTTCCCGCGGGCCGCGCTGCTCGTGGGCCACGACTTGTGCCTGCCCGGGGGCCTCTACCTGCCCCACGGGCTGAGCGAGGCGTGCCCGCTGCGCCTGGGCCCGGGCCTCGAGGTGTGGGCCACGCCGGGCCACGCGGGCCGCGGGGACGTCAGCGTGGCGGTGGCGGGCACCGCCCTGGGCACCGTGGTGGCGGCGGGAGACGTGTTCGAGCGCGAGGACGACGGCGACACCTGGCGCGGGCTCAGCGAGGACCCCGTGGCGCAGGAGCGCAGCCGGCAGCGCGTGCTGGCGGCCGCCGACGTGGTGGTGCCCGGCCACGGGGGCCCGTTCCGGGTCTTCAGGGAGCCCTGA